Proteins encoded in a region of the Neodiprion virginianus isolate iyNeoVirg1 chromosome 2, iyNeoVirg1.1, whole genome shotgun sequence genome:
- the LOC124297341 gene encoding meteorin-like protein, producing the protein MIRSEPRWPSYAFVFAAAGFLLLHFRQTAVNAAPAATHLHPAAAAPPADQCDWVGSGGGGRGVRPVYLRCSRGAVSWRYPRGALRIVLQGGGGRSFRGCVKVSGPARVYLEAKGTLRPVYNPSDGKHEALHRCFHSRGPVAALYVEADEPPTVGRTRVKLQYDLEFSHLVDDEGECRPCSKEELSEAYCQSDLVARGTVRAVEKRPEIDAAELVLRVTKMLRRVDELADDNEVDTGDIYRKEVRIRVPSLCDARHGEGEFVIMAKKRLGDLTLVCAPRLEAWAEAVRELQSAPCVLKS; encoded by the exons ATGATAAGGTCCGAGCCGAGGTGGCCATCTTACGCCTTCGTATTCGCTGCTGCTGGATTTTTGTTACTACATTTTCGTCAAACCGCGGTCAATGCTGCTCCAGCCGCAACACATTTGCATCCTGCAGCAGCTGCTCCTCCCGCTGACCAATGCGACTGGGTCGGAAG TGGAGGCGGGGGTCGAGGAGTCCGTCCAGTTTATCTTCGATGTTCGAGAGGCGCGGTGTCCTGGCGCTACCCGCGAGGAGCGCTTCGCATAGTGTTGCAAGGTGGCGGAGGCCGAAGTTTCCGGGGTTGCGTGAAAGTCTCGGGACCGGCGCGAGTCTACCTGGAGGCGAAGGGCACCCTGAGGCCTGTCTACAACCCGAGTGACGGAAAGCACGAGGCTTTGCACCGTTGTTTCCATTCCCGAGGACCGGTGGCCGCCCTCTACGTCGAGGCCGACGAGCCGCCTACCGTCGGACGAACCCGGGTGAAGCTCCAGTACGACCTCGAGTTCTCCCACCTCGTCGACGACGAGGGAGAGTGCAGACCCTGCTCGAAGGAGGAACTATCCGAGGCGTATTGCCAGAGCGACCTCGTCGCCAGGGGGACCGTCAGGGCCGTCGAAAAACGACCCGAAATCGACGCCGCCGAGCTCGTTCTCAGGGTGACAAAGATGCTCCGACGCGTCGACGAATTAGCCGAC GACAACGAAGTGGACACCGGTGACATTTATCGCAAGGAGGTCCGAATACGAGTCCCTAGTTTGTGCGACGCGCGTCATGGCGAAGGAGAATTTGTGATAATGGCAAAGAAAAGGCTGGGAGATCTGACCTTGGTTTGTGCACCGAGGTTGGAAGCCTGGGCAGAGGCAGTCAGAGAGCTGCAGTCCGCTCCTTGCGTGTTAAAGAGCTAA
- the LOC124299230 gene encoding uncharacterized protein LOC124299230 — translation MTNAQMQAQFYLNEKKIFELFNFLIGHLLVDEPIDPIEYLYELLDKCMLFRAGLGEPPLLFTARHVESMFQSLDPGGLGSISLDQYKAGMTTLGIGCYDMNPKTCSAGRVDKQTFEDEAKKCLVSMLSEMIVKKS, via the exons ATGACCAACGCCCAGATGCAGGCACAATTTTActtgaacgagaaaaagatATTTGAACTATTCAACTTCCTGATCGGTCACCTCCTCGTGGATGAACCGATTGACCCGATCGAGTACCTTTACGAATTGCTGGATAAATGCATGCTATTCAGAGCCGGACTTGGCGAGCCGCCGCTTCTCTTCACCGCCCG ACACGTCGAGAGCATGTTCCAGAGTCTGGATCCTGGAGGCTTGGGCAGCATCTCTCTAGACCAGTACAAAGCCGGAATGACCACCCTTGGCATTGGCTGCTACGACATGAACCCGAAGACTTGCTCAGCCGGACGGGTTGACAAACAGACTTTTGAAGATGAGGC aaaaaaatgCCTGGTGAGTATGCTGTCCGAAATGATAGTCAAGAAGTCGTAG